The following proteins are encoded in a genomic region of Pseudomonas sp. Os17:
- the ureG gene encoding urease accessory protein UreG — MNAQPLRVGIGGPVGSGKTALTLALCLALRERYNLAVVTNDIYTREDADFLVRNQALAPERIIGVETGGCPHTAIREDASINLEAVDQLNRRFPGLDLILVESGGDNLSATFSPELSDLTIYVIDVSAGDKLPRKGGPGICKSDLLVINKIDLAPLVGASLEMMNSDTQRMRGGKPFVFSNQKTGQGLQEIIAFIERQGLLTAA, encoded by the coding sequence ATGAACGCACAACCTCTGCGCGTCGGCATCGGCGGCCCAGTGGGCTCCGGCAAAACCGCCCTGACCCTGGCCCTGTGCCTGGCCCTGCGCGAACGCTACAACCTGGCGGTGGTGACCAACGATATCTACACCCGCGAGGATGCCGACTTCCTGGTACGCAACCAGGCCCTGGCCCCGGAGCGGATCATCGGCGTGGAAACCGGCGGCTGCCCGCACACCGCCATTCGCGAAGACGCCTCGATCAACCTGGAGGCGGTGGACCAGCTGAACCGGCGCTTCCCCGGGCTCGACCTGATCCTGGTGGAATCCGGCGGCGACAACCTCTCGGCCACCTTCAGCCCGGAACTGTCGGACCTGACCATCTACGTGATCGACGTTTCCGCCGGCGACAAGCTGCCGCGCAAGGGCGGCCCGGGAATCTGCAAGTCCGACCTGCTGGTGATCAACAAGATCGACCTGGCGCCGCTGGTGGGCGCCTCACTGGAAATGATGAACAGCGACACCCAGCGCATGCGCGGCGGCAAGCCGTTTGTCTTCAGCAATCAGAAAACCGGCCAGGGACTGCAAGAGATCATCGCCTTCATCGAACGCCAAGGGCTGCTGACCGCGGCCTGA
- a CDS encoding urease accessory protein UreF: MNPAWALLRLASPQLPIGGYSYSQGLEMAVEQQRVHDPDSARRWIGDQLLLNLARFEAPLLLAHCQAAADQDWVRLQQLCEAHRASRETRELYQESRQMGYSLKQLLEGLPELDAGARDLLARQDEPHLALGWALAARAWHISPADALAAWLWSWLENQLAVLMKTLPLGQQAAQRLTSELLPLLQQAQHHATNLDPNHHGSAAFGLSLASMAHERQYSRLFRS; the protein is encoded by the coding sequence ATGAACCCGGCCTGGGCCCTGTTGCGCCTGGCCAGTCCGCAGTTGCCGATTGGCGGCTACAGCTATTCCCAGGGCCTGGAGATGGCCGTGGAACAGCAGCGCGTGCATGACCCGGACAGCGCCCGCCGCTGGATCGGCGACCAACTGCTGCTGAACCTGGCGCGCTTCGAAGCACCGCTGTTGCTGGCCCACTGCCAAGCCGCCGCCGATCAGGACTGGGTCCGCCTGCAGCAGCTGTGCGAAGCCCACCGGGCCAGCCGCGAAACCCGCGAGCTGTACCAGGAAAGCCGGCAGATGGGCTATTCCCTCAAGCAACTGCTGGAAGGCCTGCCGGAACTCGACGCTGGTGCCCGGGACCTGCTGGCGCGCCAGGACGAACCGCACCTGGCCCTGGGCTGGGCCCTGGCCGCCCGCGCCTGGCACATCAGCCCCGCCGATGCCCTGGCCGCCTGGCTCTGGAGCTGGCTGGAAAACCAGCTGGCGGTGCTGATGAAGACCCTGCCCCTGGGCCAGCAGGCCGCCCAGCGCCTGACCAGCGAGCTGCTGCCTTTGTTGCAGCAGGCCCAGCACCACGCCACGAACCTTGATCCCAACCATCATGGCAGCGCCGCTTTCGGCCTGTCCCTGGCGAGCATGGCCCACGAGCGCCAATACAGCCGCCTGTTCCGTTCCTAG
- the ureE gene encoding urease accessory protein UreE yields the protein MLVIHRRTAPQNAWSAELHLTYEARSKSRLRCFSAEGEDVGLFLERGQPPLHDGEFLEAEDGRIVKVCARPETLLHVTCRNAFELTRAAYHLGNRHVALQVGDGWLRLLDDYVLKAMLEQLGASTDTIEAPFQPEHGAYGGGHHHSRHGDEDFNYPPRLHQFGVRP from the coding sequence ATGCTGGTGATCCACCGCAGAACCGCCCCCCAAAACGCCTGGTCCGCCGAGCTGCACCTGACTTACGAGGCCCGCAGCAAAAGCCGCCTGCGCTGTTTCAGTGCCGAGGGTGAAGACGTCGGCCTGTTTCTCGAGCGTGGCCAGCCGCCGCTGCACGACGGCGAGTTCCTTGAAGCCGAGGACGGCCGCATCGTCAAGGTCTGCGCCCGCCCGGAAACCCTGCTGCACGTCACCTGCCGCAATGCCTTCGAACTGACCCGCGCCGCCTATCACCTGGGCAACCGCCACGTGGCCCTGCAAGTGGGCGACGGCTGGCTGCGCCTGCTCGATGACTACGTGCTCAAGGCCATGCTCGAACAACTGGGGGCCAGCACCGACACCATCGAGGCGCCCTTCCAGCCCGAGCACGGCGCCTATGGCGGCGGCCACCATCATTCGCGTCACGGCGATGAAGACTTCAACTATCCACCGCGCCTGCATCAGTTCGGCGTCCGTCCATGA
- a CDS encoding TetR family transcriptional regulator has product MLPRAEQKQQTRNALMDAARHLMECGRGFGSLSLREVAKAAGIVPTGFYRHFSDMDQLGLELVSEVGQTFRETIRLVRHNEFVMGGIIDASVRIFLDVVEAKRAQFLFLAREQYGGSLPVRQAIASLRENISSDLAADLTLMPKLQHLNAADLGVMADLIVKSVFATLPDIIDPPAQALPEHLTPQAKITQQLRFIFIGLKHWQGLGSTE; this is encoded by the coding sequence ATGCTGCCCCGCGCCGAACAGAAGCAACAGACCCGTAATGCCTTGATGGATGCCGCCCGGCATCTGATGGAGTGTGGTCGTGGTTTCGGCAGCCTGAGCCTGCGGGAAGTGGCGAAAGCCGCTGGCATCGTGCCCACCGGTTTCTACCGGCACTTCAGCGACATGGACCAACTGGGCCTGGAACTGGTCAGCGAGGTCGGCCAGACCTTTCGCGAAACCATCCGCCTGGTGCGCCACAACGAATTCGTCATGGGCGGCATCATCGACGCCTCGGTGCGCATCTTCCTCGACGTGGTGGAAGCCAAGCGCGCGCAGTTCCTGTTTCTCGCCCGCGAGCAATACGGCGGCTCGCTGCCGGTACGCCAGGCCATCGCCAGCCTGCGGGAGAACATCAGTTCCGACCTGGCGGCCGACCTGACCCTGATGCCCAAGCTGCAGCACCTCAATGCCGCCGATCTCGGGGTGATGGCCGACCTGATCGTCAAGAGCGTGTTCGCCACCCTGCCGGACATCATCGATCCGCCAGCTCAGGCCCTGCCCGAGCACCTCACGCCCCAGGCCAAGATCACCCAGCAACTGCGCTTCATCTTCATCGGCCTGAAACACTGGCAAGGCCTGGGCAGCACCGAGTAA
- a CDS encoding AsmA family protein — MTRTRKILAWTVCGLILLLAVLVLVIAFFDWNRIKPTLNAKVSEELHRPFAINGDLSVAWHREPEEGGWRAWVPWPHVVAQDLTLGNPDWSKAPQMVGLKRVELRISPLALLVRRVSIPRIDLTEPDAALQRLADGRANWTFKFDPKDPEAEPSSWTLDIGAIGFDKGHVTLDDQTLNTQLDLQVELLGKPIPFSDIVGESEAQKVTAKGAEPQAYAFALKVKGQYHGQKLAGTGKIGGLLALQDGRRPFPLQAQAQIGATQVELRGSLTDPLNLGALDLRLKLAGTSLGNLYPLTGVTLPDSPPYATDGHLTAKLRDPAGATFSYQDFNGKIGDSDIHGNLTYVASQPRPKLSGALVSNQLLMSDLAPLIGADSNSAQKARGGESKQPADKVLPVEEFRTERWRDMDADVEFTGKRIVHSADLPFTDLYTHLVLNDGQLSLEPLRFGVAGGRLDAQVRLNGQATPLEGRARLTARNFKLKQLFPGFEPMKTSFGELNGDADIAGRGNSVAALLGSANGDLKMLINDGAISRSLMEIAGLNVGNYVVGKMFGDKEVKINCAAADFGIKSGLASSRLFVFDTENAIIYIDGTANMATEQLDLTITPESKGLRLFSLRSPLYVQGKFIKPSAGVKAVPLVLRGAGMVALGVIAGPAAGLLALVAPSGDEPNQCAPLLQQMRSGKAPVTVKPSK, encoded by the coding sequence ATGACGCGCACTCGTAAAATTCTCGCCTGGACCGTCTGTGGTCTGATCCTGCTACTGGCCGTGCTGGTGCTGGTGATTGCCTTCTTCGACTGGAACCGGATCAAGCCGACCCTCAACGCCAAGGTGTCCGAGGAGTTGCACCGGCCGTTCGCGATCAATGGCGACTTGTCGGTGGCCTGGCACCGCGAGCCTGAAGAGGGCGGCTGGCGCGCCTGGGTGCCCTGGCCCCACGTGGTGGCCCAGGACCTGACCCTGGGCAATCCGGACTGGTCCAAGGCGCCGCAGATGGTCGGCCTCAAACGGGTCGAGCTGCGGATCTCGCCCCTGGCCCTGCTGGTGCGGCGGGTCAGCATCCCGCGAATCGACCTCACCGAGCCCGACGCCGCGCTGCAGCGGCTGGCCGACGGTCGCGCCAACTGGACCTTCAAGTTCGACCCGAAAGACCCTGAGGCCGAGCCTTCGAGCTGGACGCTGGATATCGGCGCCATCGGTTTCGACAAGGGCCACGTGACCCTGGATGACCAGACCCTGAACACCCAGCTCGACCTGCAAGTGGAGTTGCTCGGCAAGCCCATTCCGTTCAGCGACATCGTCGGTGAAAGCGAGGCGCAGAAGGTCACGGCAAAAGGCGCCGAGCCGCAGGCCTACGCGTTCGCCCTCAAGGTCAAGGGCCAGTACCACGGGCAGAAGCTTGCCGGCACCGGCAAGATCGGCGGGCTGCTGGCCCTGCAGGACGGTCGCCGGCCGTTTCCGTTGCAGGCCCAGGCGCAGATCGGCGCCACCCAGGTGGAGCTGCGGGGCAGCCTCACCGACCCGCTGAATCTGGGCGCCCTGGACCTGCGCCTGAAACTGGCAGGCACCAGCCTGGGCAACCTCTATCCGCTGACCGGGGTGACCCTGCCGGACTCGCCGCCCTATGCCACCGACGGCCATCTGACCGCCAAGCTGCGCGACCCGGCGGGCGCGACCTTCAGTTACCAGGATTTCAACGGCAAGATCGGCGACAGCGATATCCACGGCAACCTGACCTACGTGGCCAGTCAGCCGCGGCCCAAGCTCAGCGGTGCGCTGGTTTCCAACCAGTTGCTGATGAGCGACCTGGCGCCGCTGATCGGTGCCGACTCCAACTCCGCGCAGAAGGCCCGGGGCGGCGAGAGCAAGCAGCCGGCGGACAAGGTGCTGCCGGTGGAGGAGTTTCGCACCGAGCGCTGGCGCGACATGGACGCCGATGTGGAGTTCACCGGCAAGCGCATCGTCCACAGCGCCGATCTGCCGTTCACCGATCTCTACACCCACCTGGTGCTCAATGACGGCCAGCTCAGCCTGGAGCCGCTGCGCTTCGGCGTGGCCGGCGGCAGGCTGGATGCTCAGGTGCGCCTCAATGGGCAGGCCACGCCGCTGGAAGGCCGGGCCAGGCTGACCGCGCGCAACTTCAAGCTCAAGCAGCTGTTCCCAGGGTTCGAACCGATGAAGACCAGTTTCGGCGAGCTCAACGGCGATGCCGACATCGCCGGCCGCGGCAACTCGGTGGCGGCCTTACTGGGCAGCGCCAACGGTGACCTGAAGATGCTGATCAACGACGGCGCCATCAGCCGCAGCCTGATGGAAATCGCCGGACTCAACGTCGGCAACTATGTGGTCGGCAAGATGTTTGGCGACAAGGAAGTGAAGATCAACTGCGCCGCCGCCGACTTCGGCATCAAGAGCGGGCTGGCCAGTTCCCGGCTGTTCGTCTTCGACACCGAGAACGCCATCATCTACATCGACGGCACCGCCAACATGGCCACCGAGCAACTGGATCTGACCATCACCCCGGAATCCAAGGGGCTGCGCCTGTTCTCCCTGCGTTCACCGTTGTATGTGCAGGGCAAGTTCATCAAGCCCAGCGCTGGCGTCAAGGCGGTGCCGCTGGTGCTGCGCGGGGCCGGGATGGTGGCGCTGGGGGTGATCGCCGGGCCGGCGGCGGGGCTGCTGGCGCTGGTGGCGCCCAGCGGTGACGAGCCCAATCAGTGCGCGCCGTTGCTGCAGCAGATGCGCTCGGGCAAGGCACCGGTGACGGTGAAACCGAGCAAGTAG
- a CDS encoding ferritin-like domain-containing protein, whose amino-acid sequence MSDKHLSDVQSLRQRARQHVENGAVTEGYSADREEVLRLLNESLATELVCVLRYKRHYFMATGLKASVAADEFLEHATQEAEHADKLAERIVQLGGEPEFNPDLLSKHSHAQYVAGNNLKEMVYEDLMAERIAIDSYREIIQYIGDKDPTTRRLFEEILAQEEEHADDMADILKDL is encoded by the coding sequence ATGAGCGACAAGCATTTATCTGATGTGCAAAGCCTGCGGCAGCGGGCCCGTCAACACGTGGAGAACGGCGCCGTGACCGAAGGCTACAGCGCCGACCGCGAGGAGGTGCTGCGCCTGCTCAACGAGTCGCTGGCCACCGAGCTGGTGTGCGTCCTGCGCTACAAGCGCCACTACTTCATGGCCACCGGCCTCAAGGCCAGCGTGGCGGCCGACGAGTTTCTCGAGCATGCGACCCAGGAAGCCGAACACGCCGACAAGCTGGCCGAGCGCATCGTCCAGCTCGGTGGCGAACCGGAATTCAATCCGGACCTGCTGTCCAAGCACTCCCACGCCCAGTACGTGGCCGGCAACAACCTGAAGGAAATGGTCTACGAGGACCTGATGGCCGAGCGGATCGCCATCGACAGCTACCGCGAGATCATCCAGTACATCGGCGACAAGGATCCCACCACCCGCCGCCTGTTCGAAGAGATCCTGGCCCAGGAAGAAGAACACGCCGACGACATGGCCGACATCCTCAAGGATCTGTAA
- a CDS encoding LysR substrate-binding domain-containing protein: MEPNMFAHLPLTALRTFESAARLLSFKAAAEDLSVTPTAVSHQIRSLEHWLGVPLFQRLPRQVRLTDSGERLFHSLHGALLDVTQSVDSLRPSPSPTQLTVSTTAAFAALWLVPRLGRFYTRHPRISLRLDTRCEVVDLQQDASIDVAIRYSQDDYPDLHGLCLFDERFAVYGAPRQVALAQQQRPSLISVHWRNSRLYADGWQAWCTLAGEQWLADPALVRSYDEEQYALQAAIAGQGLVLASNILVSQSVASGLLQPYRPQVQVDGAGYSALCVPGRERHPPVKAFLQWLQEESLLDGHPPLARGGAPGRSHSAN, from the coding sequence ATGGAGCCAAACATGTTCGCCCACCTGCCCCTCACCGCCCTGCGCACCTTCGAATCCGCCGCGCGCCTGCTGAGCTTCAAGGCCGCCGCCGAGGACCTGTCGGTGACGCCCACCGCGGTGTCCCACCAGATCCGCAGCCTGGAGCACTGGCTGGGCGTGCCCCTGTTCCAGCGCCTGCCACGCCAGGTACGCCTGACCGACTCCGGCGAACGGCTGTTCCACAGCCTGCACGGCGCCCTGCTGGATGTGACCCAGAGTGTCGATAGCCTGCGCCCCAGCCCCAGCCCGACCCAGTTGACGGTATCCACCACGGCCGCCTTCGCCGCCCTGTGGCTGGTGCCGCGGCTGGGACGGTTCTACACCCGGCACCCGCGCATCAGCCTGCGCCTGGACACCCGTTGTGAAGTGGTGGACTTGCAGCAGGACGCCAGCATCGATGTGGCGATCCGCTATAGCCAGGATGACTACCCGGACCTCCACGGCCTGTGTCTGTTCGATGAGCGTTTCGCGGTCTACGGCGCCCCCCGGCAAGTGGCCCTCGCACAGCAGCAGCGACCGTCCCTGATCAGCGTGCATTGGCGCAACTCAAGGCTTTACGCCGACGGCTGGCAGGCCTGGTGCACCCTGGCCGGTGAACAGTGGCTCGCCGACCCGGCGCTGGTCCGCTCCTACGACGAAGAGCAATACGCCCTGCAGGCCGCCATTGCCGGCCAGGGCCTGGTGCTGGCGAGCAATATCCTGGTGTCCCAGAGCGTGGCTAGCGGCCTGCTGCAACCCTATCGCCCGCAGGTCCAGGTGGACGGTGCCGGCTACAGCGCCCTGTGCGTGCCGGGCCGTGAACGCCATCCGCCGGTGAAGGCCTTCCTCCAGTGGCTGCAAGAGGAATCGCTGCTGGACGGGCATCCGCCCCTGGCGCGCGGCGGCGCTCCTGGCCGCTCACACAGCGCGAACTGA
- a CDS encoding FMN-dependent NADH-azoreductase → MSSVLVIHGSPRGERSHSRRLAEAFLQAWQGAHPQGRLTRREVGRGSLPHVSEAFIAAAFYPQPEARSLSMQADLALSDELVGELLEHRRLVISAPMYNFSVPSGIKAWVDHIVRLGLTFNTLLDNGVAQYQPLVQGKKVLIVTSRGGGGFGPGGEHEALNHADRWLRTALGFIGIEDVTVVAAEGEESVPERFQQSCDEAQQRLLALARTF, encoded by the coding sequence ATGAGTTCAGTTCTTGTCATTCACGGCAGTCCACGGGGCGAGCGTTCCCATAGCCGGCGGTTGGCCGAAGCGTTTCTCCAGGCCTGGCAAGGGGCCCATCCCCAGGGCAGGCTCACGCGCCGGGAAGTCGGGCGGGGTTCCCTGCCCCACGTCAGCGAGGCCTTTATCGCCGCGGCGTTTTATCCACAGCCCGAGGCCCGGTCGCTGTCGATGCAGGCCGACCTGGCCTTGAGCGACGAGCTGGTGGGCGAGTTGCTGGAGCATCGGCGCCTGGTGATCTCGGCGCCCATGTACAACTTCAGCGTGCCCAGTGGGATCAAGGCCTGGGTCGATCACATCGTGCGCCTGGGGCTGACCTTCAACACCCTGCTGGATAACGGCGTGGCCCAGTACCAGCCACTGGTGCAGGGCAAGAAGGTATTGATTGTCACCAGTCGTGGTGGTGGCGGCTTCGGTCCCGGGGGCGAGCACGAAGCGCTGAACCACGCCGATCGCTGGTTGCGCACGGCCCTGGGATTCATCGGTATCGAGGACGTGACCGTGGTCGCGGCAGAAGGCGAGGAGTCGGTGCCCGAGCGTTTCCAACAGTCCTGTGACGAGGCGCAGCAGCGTCTGCTGGCCCTGGCACGCACGTTCTGA
- a CDS encoding DMT family transporter, whose protein sequence is MAWIYLLLAAAFEVTFAMGMKYAEGFTRPWPSLVTVMAAVAGIYFLTLAMRELPVSVAYPIWTAIGSLGTVLLGFVLLGESLTPLKLLSVGLIVAGVAGLK, encoded by the coding sequence ATGGCCTGGATATACCTGCTGCTGGCGGCGGCCTTTGAGGTCACGTTCGCCATGGGCATGAAGTACGCCGAGGGCTTCACCCGTCCCTGGCCTTCGCTGGTGACGGTGATGGCGGCCGTGGCCGGCATCTACTTCCTGACCCTGGCCATGCGCGAGTTGCCGGTCAGCGTGGCCTATCCGATCTGGACCGCGATCGGCTCCCTGGGCACGGTGCTGCTGGGCTTCGTGCTGCTGGGGGAAAGCCTGACGCCGCTCAAGCTGCTGTCGGTAGGGCTGATCGTGGCCGGGGTGGCGGGGTTGAAGTAG
- a CDS encoding esterase/lipase family protein, translated as MSQALATRYPLVLVPGMLGFVRLLLYPYWYGIIPALHRGGARVYAVQVSPLNSSEVRGEQLLAQVQRILAETGASRVNLIGHSQGALTARYAAAKRPDWVASVTSVAGPNHGSELADYLARHSPAHSFKGRILSALLRGIAALMTLLETGYRGPKLPVDIHASHQSLTTEGVALFNRQYPQGLPTTWGGQGPEQVDGVRYYSWSGTLQPGKTNRGRNLFDGTSRSCRLFARTFVREAGQCDGMVGRYSSHLGQVIGDDYPLDHFDIVNQSLGLVGKGAEPIRLFVEHAQRLKAAGL; from the coding sequence ATGTCCCAAGCGCTTGCCACGCGATACCCCCTGGTGCTGGTTCCCGGCATGCTCGGTTTTGTCCGCCTGCTGCTGTACCCCTACTGGTACGGGATCATCCCGGCCCTGCACCGGGGCGGGGCCCGGGTGTATGCGGTGCAAGTGTCGCCGCTCAACTCCAGCGAGGTGCGCGGCGAACAACTGCTGGCCCAGGTCCAGCGGATCCTGGCCGAGACCGGTGCCTCGCGGGTCAACCTGATCGGCCACAGCCAGGGCGCGCTCACCGCGCGCTACGCTGCCGCCAAGCGCCCGGACTGGGTGGCTTCGGTGACTTCGGTGGCCGGTCCCAACCACGGTTCCGAACTGGCGGATTACCTGGCCCGGCATTCCCCGGCCCACAGCTTCAAGGGGCGCATCCTGAGTGCGCTATTGCGGGGTATCGCGGCCTTGATGACGCTGCTGGAAACCGGCTATCGCGGGCCGAAACTGCCAGTGGATATTCACGCCTCGCACCAGTCGCTGACCACCGAGGGCGTGGCCCTGTTCAACCGCCAATACCCCCAGGGGTTGCCGACGACCTGGGGCGGCCAGGGGCCGGAGCAGGTCGACGGTGTGCGCTACTACTCCTGGTCCGGCACCTTGCAGCCGGGCAAGACCAATCGCGGACGCAATCTGTTCGACGGCACCAGTCGCAGCTGCCGCCTGTTCGCCCGGACTTTCGTCCGCGAAGCCGGCCAGTGCGACGGCATGGTGGGGCGCTACAGCTCCCATCTGGGGCAGGTCATCGGCGACGATTACCCCCTGGATCACTTCGATATCGTCAACCAGTCCCTGGGCCTGGTGGGCAAGGGCGCGGAACCGATCCGCCTGTTCGTCGAACATGCCCAGCGCCTCAAGGCCGCCGGCCTCTGA
- a CDS encoding DMT family transporter — protein sequence MQYAYPLLAIFIWAGNTVINKLAVGAIFPAEIGFYRWLLAGLLFTPFMLKPVIGHWPVIRPNLWRIAILGILGMAVYQSLAYFAASLTSATNMGIILSLMPLMSLAMAIAALGQRLTAGALVGAVLSFAGVLLVVSSGSLAALLQHGVNLGDAMMLVATLAYAVYSTLLKKWQLRLPPLVLLYLQVLVAVVVLLPLFLASPKVGPTLQNIPLVLYACLLASMLAPLAWMQAVVRLGPSRTTLFFNLLPLITALIAAVVLHERLAWFHLVGGVLTLAGVVLSERWTTVMRPLAGKPAPTGQG from the coding sequence ATGCAATACGCTTATCCACTGCTGGCCATCTTTATCTGGGCCGGCAATACCGTGATCAACAAACTCGCCGTGGGCGCGATCTTCCCCGCGGAGATCGGCTTCTATCGCTGGTTGCTGGCCGGCCTGCTGTTCACCCCCTTCATGCTCAAGCCGGTGATCGGCCACTGGCCGGTGATCCGCCCCAACCTGTGGCGCATCGCCATTCTCGGCATCCTGGGCATGGCGGTGTATCAGAGCCTGGCCTACTTCGCCGCCAGCCTGACCTCGGCCACCAACATGGGCATCATTCTGTCGCTGATGCCGCTGATGTCCCTGGCCATGGCCATCGCCGCCCTGGGCCAGCGCCTGACCGCCGGGGCCCTGGTGGGCGCGGTGCTGTCGTTTGCCGGGGTGCTGCTGGTGGTGTCCTCCGGCAGCCTGGCGGCGCTGCTGCAGCACGGGGTCAACCTGGGGGACGCGATGATGCTGGTGGCCACCCTGGCCTATGCGGTTTACAGCACCCTGCTGAAAAAATGGCAGCTGCGCCTGCCACCGCTGGTGCTGCTGTACCTGCAGGTGCTGGTGGCGGTGGTGGTTCTGCTGCCGCTGTTCCTGGCCTCGCCAAAAGTCGGGCCGACCCTGCAGAACATTCCCCTGGTGCTCTATGCCTGCCTGCTGGCCTCGATGCTCGCGCCCCTGGCCTGGATGCAGGCGGTGGTGCGCCTGGGGCCAAGCCGGACCACGCTGTTCTTCAACCTCTTGCCGTTGATCACGGCGCTGATTGCCGCGGTGGTGCTGCATGAGCGACTGGCCTGGTTTCATCTGGTGGGTGGCGTGCTGACGTTGGCCGGGGTGGTTCTCTCGGAGCGCTGGACCACGGTAATGCGGCCGTTGGCCGGCAAGCCGGCGCCTACGGGGCAAGGCTGA
- a CDS encoding AraC family transcriptional regulator has product MSKKHIDLLDFHGLPAPVYFRYADFAAHSHALEHRHPWGCLEYSAHGVMHMEIAGQRFMSPPQYAVWVPPQTPHSFYTSQPINYRAVLLAPELCADLPRQGSTLAISEILKAILKDFAARDVQIPEGEADQRLAQVALDQLRQAPVHNCYLPYASHPELLRVLQALQAEPGNHQPLAHWAQQAHVSERTLARQFVRELGMSFGEWRQRQRFLASIEALDSPRSIQEIAFDMGYSTASAFIAMFQRQAGCTPEQYRRAGLQNR; this is encoded by the coding sequence ATGAGCAAAAAACACATCGACCTCCTGGATTTCCACGGGCTCCCCGCGCCGGTGTATTTCCGCTATGCCGACTTCGCCGCCCACAGCCATGCCCTGGAGCACCGTCATCCCTGGGGCTGCCTGGAGTATTCGGCCCATGGGGTGATGCACATGGAGATCGCCGGCCAGCGCTTCATGTCGCCACCGCAATACGCGGTCTGGGTGCCGCCGCAGACGCCCCACAGTTTCTACACTTCCCAGCCGATCAACTACCGGGCGGTGCTGCTGGCGCCGGAACTGTGCGCGGACCTGCCGCGGCAGGGCAGCACCCTGGCCATCAGCGAGATTCTCAAGGCGATCCTCAAGGACTTCGCCGCCCGGGACGTGCAGATCCCCGAGGGCGAGGCCGACCAGCGCCTGGCCCAGGTGGCGCTGGACCAACTGCGCCAGGCCCCGGTGCATAACTGCTACCTGCCCTACGCCAGCCACCCGGAGCTGCTGCGAGTGCTCCAGGCCCTGCAGGCCGAGCCGGGCAACCACCAGCCGCTGGCCCATTGGGCGCAGCAGGCCCATGTCAGCGAACGCACCCTGGCCCGGCAGTTCGTTCGTGAGCTGGGCATGAGCTTTGGCGAATGGCGCCAGCGCCAGCGTTTCCTGGCCTCCATCGAGGCCCTGGACAGCCCGCGCAGCATCCAGGAAATCGCCTTCGACATGGGCTATAGCACCGCCTCGGCGTTTATCGCGATGTTCCAACGCCAGGCCGGCTGC